Proteins encoded in a region of the Microbacterium neungamense genome:
- a CDS encoding HAD hydrolase-like protein, with translation MPASRYSCILWDVDGTIADASAGILPRLRQVFASYGLPEPAPEALAAWIGPPMFESFQLHAGMTPEQAEEALGRYRALAAADGYAASVALYPGVADVIRAVSDAGIPQATASTKPENQVAAILEHYELLAAFTAISGARPGPEGRSDGKSFVVARALERLADAGADVSSPVLIGDRHHDIDGAAEHGIPVIFAEWGFGDAGEGAGAVHRAAAPEQLRSLLLA, from the coding sequence ATGCCCGCCTCCCGCTACTCCTGCATCCTCTGGGACGTCGACGGCACGATCGCCGACGCATCCGCGGGCATCCTTCCCCGACTGCGACAGGTGTTCGCCTCGTACGGCCTGCCCGAGCCCGCGCCCGAGGCCCTCGCCGCGTGGATCGGCCCGCCCATGTTCGAGTCGTTCCAGCTCCACGCCGGGATGACGCCCGAACAGGCCGAGGAGGCGCTGGGCCGGTACCGCGCCCTGGCCGCGGCCGACGGATACGCGGCATCCGTGGCCCTGTACCCGGGTGTGGCGGACGTGATCCGCGCGGTGTCGGATGCCGGCATCCCGCAGGCCACCGCGAGCACCAAGCCCGAGAACCAGGTCGCCGCGATCCTCGAGCACTATGAGCTGCTCGCCGCCTTCACCGCGATCTCGGGGGCGCGCCCGGGCCCGGAGGGCCGCAGCGACGGCAAGTCCTTCGTCGTCGCCCGCGCCCTCGAGCGCCTCGCGGATGCCGGCGCCGACGTCAGCTCACCGGTGCTCATCGGCGATCGGCATCACGACATCGACGGCGCCGCCGAGCACGGCATCCCGGTGATCTTCGCCGAGTGGGGCTTCGGGGATGCCGGTGAGGGAGCGGGCGCCGTCCATCGCGCCGCCGCGCCCGAGCAGCTGCGCA
- the nucS gene encoding endonuclease NucS: MRLVIARCSVDYTGRLNAHLPLATRLLVHKGDGSLLVHSDGGSYKPLNWMSPPCSLATEEPGEEEAGAGVVEVWRVTHKKTGDALRVQIYEVIHDSNHDLGIDPGLQKDGVEADLQRLLAEQVELVAEGATLVRREYPTAIGPVDLLVRDAAGAAIAVEVKRRGDIDGVEQLTRYLELLGRDPHLAPVRGVFAAQEIKPQARVLAEDRGIRCLVLDYEEMKGLESGVPRLF; this comes from the coding sequence GTGCGTCTCGTCATCGCCCGCTGCTCCGTCGACTACACCGGTCGTCTCAACGCCCACCTGCCCCTGGCCACGCGCCTGCTGGTGCACAAGGGCGACGGCAGCCTGCTGGTGCACTCCGACGGCGGCAGCTACAAGCCGCTGAACTGGATGAGCCCGCCGTGCTCGCTCGCCACCGAGGAGCCGGGGGAGGAGGAGGCCGGCGCCGGCGTCGTCGAGGTGTGGCGCGTCACGCACAAGAAGACCGGGGATGCCCTGCGCGTGCAGATCTACGAGGTCATCCACGACTCGAACCACGACCTCGGCATCGACCCCGGGCTGCAGAAGGACGGCGTGGAGGCGGATCTGCAGCGCCTCCTCGCCGAACAGGTCGAGCTCGTCGCCGAGGGGGCGACCCTGGTGCGCCGGGAGTACCCGACCGCGATCGGTCCCGTGGACCTGCTCGTGCGGGATGCGGCGGGGGCGGCGATCGCGGTCGAGGTGAAGCGCCGGGGCGACATCGACGGCGTCGAGCAGCTCACCCGCTACCTGGAACTGCTCGGCCGGGATCCGCACCTCGCCCCGGTGCGGGGCGTCTTCGCGGCGCAGGAGATCAAGCCGCAGGCGCGCGTGCTGGCCGAGGACCGCGGCATCCGCTGCCTGGTGCTGGACTACGAGGAGATGAAGGGCCTCGAGTCGGGCGTTCCGCGGCTGTTCTGA
- a CDS encoding MFS transporter: MESTLTRSQFVRWRLAIFAIFLASGLSIATWASRVPGIKEALDLDNAQVGVLLLGMGVASILGISLSPAVMARTGARRGILLSMLLFAAGIALIGLGANVFGSVPVVLLGMALFGFGNGCVDVMMNVEATAIEQQMGRTILPVFHALFSFGTVLGAGAGALAASVGLDVAAHAGVIGVVIAVAAVVCFFQVPAREAALDPVDEEKPHWRERMHVALEAWREPRTYALGVVMLGMSFAEGGANDWIALGAEEGHGAAPGMGAVALAVFSVGMTVVRLFGGPVVDRFGRVPVLRALALTAAAGILLFILGPSLPLVLVGAALWGIGASLGFPIGMSAAADDPAKAAARVSAAATIGYIAFLGGPPVLGFISEHIGLLNTLFILVGLVVASGLFSGAARPLPADELTASATK, from the coding sequence GTGGAATCGACGCTCACCCGCTCCCAGTTCGTCCGCTGGCGCCTGGCGATCTTCGCGATCTTCCTCGCCAGCGGCCTCTCCATCGCGACCTGGGCCTCCCGCGTGCCCGGCATCAAGGAGGCGCTCGACCTCGACAACGCGCAGGTCGGCGTGCTGCTGCTGGGGATGGGCGTCGCCTCGATCCTCGGCATCTCCCTGAGCCCCGCCGTGATGGCCCGCACCGGCGCGCGCCGCGGCATCCTCCTGAGCATGCTGTTGTTCGCCGCGGGCATCGCCCTGATCGGCCTGGGCGCGAACGTGTTCGGCTCGGTGCCGGTCGTCCTGCTCGGCATGGCGCTGTTCGGCTTCGGCAACGGATGCGTGGACGTGATGATGAACGTCGAGGCCACCGCGATCGAGCAGCAGATGGGCCGGACCATCCTGCCGGTCTTCCACGCCCTGTTCAGCTTCGGCACCGTGCTCGGCGCCGGGGCGGGGGCCCTCGCGGCATCCGTCGGTCTCGACGTCGCCGCGCACGCCGGCGTCATCGGCGTCGTCATCGCGGTCGCGGCCGTCGTCTGCTTCTTCCAGGTCCCCGCCCGCGAGGCGGCGCTCGACCCGGTGGACGAGGAGAAGCCGCATTGGCGCGAACGGATGCACGTGGCGCTCGAGGCCTGGCGCGAGCCGCGCACCTACGCGCTCGGCGTCGTCATGCTCGGCATGTCCTTCGCCGAGGGCGGCGCGAACGACTGGATCGCGCTCGGCGCGGAGGAGGGTCACGGCGCCGCGCCCGGCATGGGCGCCGTCGCCCTCGCCGTCTTCTCGGTCGGCATGACGGTGGTGCGCCTCTTCGGCGGCCCCGTCGTCGACCGGTTCGGCCGGGTGCCCGTGCTCCGCGCGCTCGCGCTGACCGCGGCCGCCGGCATCCTGCTCTTCATCCTGGGGCCGTCGCTGCCGCTCGTGCTCGTCGGCGCCGCGCTGTGGGGCATCGGGGCGTCGCTCGGATTCCCGATCGGGATGTCCGCGGCCGCCGATGATCCGGCGAAGGCCGCCGCGCGCGTGAGCGCCGCCGCGACGATCGGATACATCGCCTTCCTCGGCGGTCCACCCGTCCTGGGCTTCATCAGCGAGCACATCGGCCTGCTGAACACCCTGTTCATCCTGGTGGGCCTCGTCGTGGCATCCGGTCTGTTCTCGGGCGCCGCCCGGCCGCTGCCTGCGGACGAGCTGACGGCGAGCGCGACGAAGTAG
- a CDS encoding LacI family DNA-binding transcriptional regulator, whose amino-acid sequence MTIQPRRPTIADVARAAGVSTSTASVVFSGKVNVAEATRRRVLDAAAELGYAGPDPRAASLRRGRSGIVGVVLSAHLRHAFLDPVTTAMMDGLTDALTDASAGLLLLRDDPQGDDPPPIAEAPVDAVVLIGCSARTRAAVETVRQRGLPVVVIEGAAGEGVPRVTLDNREASAAIARHLRDLGHERVAEITLPMEPARERGPVTPARLRAATVDVALDRLAGFREVFPDAPVVSAAGSLIDEGMIAARALLTDEAGKRLPDAERPTAIVAQSDLLAVGAMRAAEELGLRVPEDLSVVGFDGIAVDGLGDQRLTTIVQPAIEKGRAAGAQIARMLAGEPGESVHFTCRFREGTTMAPPAGR is encoded by the coding sequence ATGACGATCCAGCCGCGCCGGCCGACGATCGCCGACGTCGCCCGGGCGGCCGGGGTGTCGACGTCGACCGCCTCGGTGGTGTTCAGCGGCAAGGTGAACGTCGCCGAGGCGACCCGCCGACGGGTGCTCGACGCCGCCGCGGAGCTCGGCTATGCGGGGCCGGACCCGCGTGCGGCCTCGTTGCGCCGCGGACGCAGCGGGATCGTGGGCGTCGTGCTGTCCGCGCACCTGCGCCATGCGTTCCTCGACCCGGTCACCACGGCGATGATGGACGGGCTCACCGATGCGCTGACGGATGCCAGTGCGGGACTCCTCCTCCTGCGCGACGATCCGCAGGGCGACGATCCGCCGCCGATCGCGGAGGCGCCGGTGGATGCGGTCGTGCTCATCGGATGCTCCGCGCGCACGCGCGCCGCGGTCGAGACCGTGCGGCAGCGCGGGCTGCCCGTGGTCGTCATCGAGGGCGCGGCGGGGGAGGGCGTGCCCCGGGTCACCCTGGACAACCGGGAGGCCAGCGCGGCCATCGCGCGGCATCTCCGCGACCTCGGGCATGAGCGGGTGGCGGAGATCACGCTGCCGATGGAGCCGGCGCGCGAGCGCGGACCGGTCACGCCGGCGCGCCTGCGCGCCGCGACCGTCGACGTCGCGCTCGACCGGCTCGCCGGGTTCCGCGAGGTGTTCCCGGACGCCCCGGTGGTCAGCGCCGCGGGGAGCCTCATCGACGAGGGGATGATCGCCGCGCGAGCGCTGCTGACCGACGAGGCGGGGAAGCGGCTGCCGGATGCCGAACGGCCGACCGCGATCGTCGCGCAGAGCGACCTGCTGGCGGTCGGTGCGATGCGCGCCGCCGAGGAGCTCGGCCTGCGGGTGCCGGAGGATCTCAGCGTCGTCGGCTTCGACGGGATCGCCGTCGACGGACTCGGTGACCAGCGGCTGACGACCATCGTGCAGCCCGCGATCGAGAAGGGGCGCGCCGCCGGCGCCCAGATCGCGCGGATGCTGGCCGGAGAGCCGGGGGAGTCGGTGCACTTCACCTGCCGTTTCCGCGAGGGGACGACGATGGCGCCGCCCGCGGGGCGGTGA
- a CDS encoding Na+/H+ antiporter subunit A: MPLLLAVFLAGALVLPALVRWLGAQAFAIGALVPAAAFVHALTRTPDVLDPERVPFFSYDWIPQLGLHLSLRMDVLGWVLALIVTGVGALVLLYCRWYFHDDASRVAPFAGVLLGFAGAMYGLVLTDDLVMLVMFWELTSILSYLLIGHYHRRAASRRSALQALLITTLGGLVMFVGVILLVVDTGTASIRELLAMAPTGPIVDAAIVMLLVGAVSKSALFPLHFWLPGAMAAPTPVSAYLHAAAMVKAGIYLIARFAPIFAFAAPWRPIVITLGIITMLLGGIQALRETDLKRILAFGTVSQLGFFAIVLGYGTPAAALAGLALVIGHALFKSALFLIVGIIDRQLSTRDITELCGVGRQAPVMATAAVLSVASMVGLAPTIGYVAKESTLTALIDETLHGSAWGAAALAGVALGSVLTAAYGARFLWGAFARKTDAGGRVPDTAWPDPPVGFLSAPIVLAGATIALGLGVPAVDRALQPYALSLAGGDASTGSASATGSASATGSASGEPGHLALWHGLEPALFVSIAAILLGVGLCALTIRTGWDRRRRFMPFTASDAYYAVVRGIDRLSVLTTTFTQRGSLPLYVGTIFIVLVAAEATALVGGGALGEHRLSGWHTPVQLVVAPIMAAAGLFAVRAEKRYTGVVLVSVTGLGMVVLFATSGAPDLALTQILVETITLVAFALVLRRLPSRMGEHNASAGRVPRALLAVGVGVVMAFVAIVATQARFVDPISLAYPELAYELGHGKNVVNVALVDLRGWDTMGELGVLVLAATGVASLVFVTHRADLLSATRDLPDTKRRSTARRPMVETTEGVRFQTPENRDAPRAWLVGGQQVKAANRSILLEVIVRILFHTIIVVSIYLLFAGHNSPGGGFAGGLVAGMALVMRYVAGGRWELGAAAPTDAGRLLGAGLVVAAGTAVLPLFFGLGPLQSAVWEADVPVLGHLELVSSTLFDVGVYLVVIGLVLDVLRSLGAEVDRQTQALRHGQRRGADA, translated from the coding sequence ATGCCGTTGCTCCTCGCCGTGTTCCTCGCAGGGGCGCTCGTCCTTCCTGCACTGGTCCGCTGGCTGGGAGCCCAGGCCTTCGCGATCGGCGCGCTCGTCCCCGCCGCCGCCTTCGTGCACGCGCTCACCCGCACACCCGACGTCCTCGACCCCGAGCGCGTGCCGTTCTTCAGCTACGACTGGATCCCCCAGCTCGGCCTGCACCTCTCCCTGCGCATGGACGTGCTCGGGTGGGTCCTCGCCCTGATCGTGACCGGCGTCGGCGCTCTGGTGCTGCTGTATTGCCGCTGGTACTTCCACGACGACGCATCCAGGGTGGCGCCCTTCGCCGGCGTGCTGCTCGGATTCGCCGGCGCGATGTACGGGCTCGTGCTCACCGACGACCTGGTGATGCTCGTGATGTTCTGGGAGCTCACCAGCATCCTCTCCTACCTCCTGATCGGGCATTACCACCGCCGCGCCGCCAGCCGCCGCTCCGCGCTGCAGGCCCTGCTGATCACGACGCTCGGCGGACTCGTGATGTTCGTCGGCGTGATCCTTCTCGTCGTCGACACCGGCACCGCCAGCATCCGCGAACTGCTCGCGATGGCGCCGACCGGACCCATCGTCGATGCCGCGATCGTGATGCTGCTCGTCGGCGCCGTGAGCAAGTCGGCGCTGTTCCCGCTGCACTTCTGGCTGCCGGGAGCGATGGCTGCGCCCACGCCGGTGAGCGCGTACCTCCACGCCGCCGCCATGGTGAAGGCCGGCATCTACCTGATCGCCCGCTTCGCCCCGATCTTCGCCTTCGCCGCGCCGTGGCGGCCGATCGTGATCACGCTGGGGATCATCACCATGCTTCTCGGCGGCATCCAGGCCCTGCGTGAGACGGACCTGAAGCGCATCCTCGCCTTCGGCACCGTGAGCCAGCTCGGCTTCTTCGCGATCGTGTTGGGCTACGGCACGCCGGCGGCCGCGCTCGCCGGGCTGGCCCTCGTCATCGGGCACGCCCTGTTCAAGTCGGCGCTGTTTCTGATCGTCGGCATCATCGACCGCCAGCTCTCCACCCGCGACATCACCGAGCTCTGCGGCGTCGGCCGCCAGGCCCCGGTGATGGCCACGGCGGCGGTCCTCTCGGTCGCCTCGATGGTGGGCCTCGCGCCCACGATCGGATACGTCGCGAAGGAATCCACCCTCACGGCGCTCATCGACGAGACCCTGCACGGCTCGGCATGGGGCGCCGCGGCCCTCGCCGGCGTCGCCCTCGGATCGGTGCTGACGGCGGCGTACGGCGCCCGATTCCTGTGGGGCGCGTTCGCGCGGAAGACGGATGCCGGCGGCCGCGTGCCGGACACCGCCTGGCCCGACCCGCCGGTGGGGTTCCTCTCCGCGCCGATCGTGCTCGCGGGCGCCACCATCGCCCTCGGACTGGGCGTTCCCGCGGTGGACCGGGCGCTGCAGCCATACGCGCTCAGCCTGGCAGGAGGCGACGCTTCGACAGGCTCAGCGTCCGCGACGGGCTCAGCGTCCGCGACCGGCTCCGCGTCCGGCGAGCCGGGGCATCTGGCGCTCTGGCACGGCCTCGAGCCGGCGCTGTTCGTCTCGATCGCGGCGATCCTGCTCGGCGTCGGCCTGTGCGCACTCACGATCCGCACCGGATGGGACCGCCGTCGCCGGTTCATGCCGTTCACGGCATCCGATGCCTACTATGCCGTCGTCCGCGGCATCGACCGGCTCTCGGTGCTGACCACGACCTTCACCCAACGCGGCTCGCTGCCCCTCTACGTCGGCACGATCTTCATCGTGCTCGTGGCCGCCGAGGCGACGGCCCTCGTCGGGGGAGGGGCGCTCGGCGAGCATCGGCTCTCCGGCTGGCACACACCGGTGCAGCTCGTCGTCGCGCCGATCATGGCGGCGGCCGGCCTCTTCGCCGTGCGTGCCGAGAAGCGCTACACCGGTGTGGTCCTGGTGTCGGTCACCGGGCTGGGCATGGTGGTGCTCTTCGCCACGAGCGGCGCCCCCGACCTGGCCCTCACGCAGATCCTCGTCGAGACGATCACCCTGGTCGCCTTCGCGCTCGTGCTCCGGCGCCTGCCGTCGCGCATGGGCGAGCACAACGCCTCGGCCGGCCGGGTGCCGCGCGCCCTGCTCGCCGTCGGCGTCGGCGTCGTGATGGCGTTCGTCGCGATCGTGGCCACGCAGGCCCGGTTCGTCGACCCGATCTCCCTCGCCTACCCGGAGCTCGCCTACGAACTCGGCCACGGCAAGAACGTCGTCAACGTCGCACTCGTCGACCTGCGCGGCTGGGACACCATGGGCGAGCTGGGGGTGCTGGTGCTCGCAGCCACCGGCGTGGCATCCCTCGTCTTCGTCACCCACCGCGCCGACCTGCTCTCGGCCACCCGCGACCTGCCCGACACGAAGCGACGCTCCACCGCCCGCCGGCCGATGGTGGAGACCACCGAGGGCGTGCGCTTCCAGACCCCCGAGAACCGCGACGCACCGCGCGCCTGGCTCGTCGGCGGTCAGCAGGTCAAAGCCGCCAACCGTTCGATCCTGCTCGAGGTGATCGTCCGGATCCTGTTCCACACGATCATCGTGGTGTCGATCTACCTGCTCTTCGCCGGACACAACAGCCCCGGCGGAGGCTTCGCCGGCGGCCTCGTCGCCGGGATGGCGCTGGTGATGCGGTACGTCGCGGGCGGCCGCTGGGAGCTGGGCGCGGCGGCGCCGACGGATGCCGGGCGCCTGCTCGGCGCGGGCCTCGTCGTCGCCGCCGGCACGGCCGTACTGCCCCTGTTCTTCGGACTGGGGCCGCTGCAGAGCGCGGTGTGGGAGGCCGACGTTCCCGTGCTCGGCCACCTCGAACTGGTGTCGTCGACGCTCTTCGACGTGGGCGTGTACCTCGTCGTGATCGGCCTCGTGCTCGACGTGCTGCGCAGTCTCGGCGCCGAGGTCGACCGGCAGACGCAGGCCCTGCGCCACGGGCAGCGGAGAGGGGCGGATGCCTGA
- a CDS encoding NADH-quinone oxidoreductase subunit K — protein sequence MDVSLTLILIMAVLFACGVYAMMERSLTRVLIGFLLLGNATNLLLLIVMGVPGRAPFHGEDARVSDPLPQALTLTAIVITFAVSAFLLALIYRSWQLGQADTVADDEADLALRARTDAEEDVIDDEAELIDEDATTDFVGLETVPVTVRVATPLPVDPDAAGDASAGPAPGGSASGSFREDASTSSASGGSASGGSAGEAPAPAASAHDVARDKRDETSRPDDSGEEGRP from the coding sequence ATGGACGTCTCCCTGACCCTGATCCTCATCATGGCGGTGCTGTTCGCGTGCGGGGTCTACGCGATGATGGAGCGCAGTCTGACGCGTGTGCTGATCGGCTTCCTCCTGCTCGGGAACGCCACCAACCTGCTGCTGCTCATCGTGATGGGCGTGCCGGGCAGGGCGCCGTTCCACGGCGAGGACGCGCGGGTCAGCGATCCTCTGCCGCAGGCGCTCACCCTCACCGCGATCGTGATCACGTTCGCCGTGTCCGCCTTCCTGCTCGCCCTCATCTACCGCTCGTGGCAGCTCGGCCAGGCCGACACCGTCGCGGACGACGAGGCCGACCTCGCTCTGCGTGCCCGGACGGATGCCGAGGAGGACGTCATCGACGACGAGGCGGAGCTCATCGACGAGGACGCCACGACCGACTTCGTCGGTCTGGAGACGGTGCCGGTCACGGTGCGCGTCGCGACGCCCCTGCCGGTGGATCCGGATGCCGCGGGGGACGCTTCGGCAGGCCCGGCGCCCGGGGGCTCAGCGTCCGGGAGCTTCCGGGAGGACGCTTCGACAAGCTCAGCGTCCGGGGGCTCCGCGTCCGGGGGCTCCGCGGGGGAGGCGCCGGCTCCGGCGGCATCCGCTCACGACGTCGCGCGGGACAAGCGCGACGAGACGAGCCGCCCCGACGACAGCGGCGAGGAGGGCCGCCCGTGA
- a CDS encoding Na+/H+ antiporter subunit D translates to MTALVPLIVTLPLLGAAVTLVFGRNPRLQMVVSVGTLAAVSIIAAVLLVAVDAGSPLAVSVGGWPVPFGIVLYVDRFAALLVLVSSIVLLAVLLFSIGQGVADGVDETPISIFNPSYLILAAGIFDAFIAGDLFNLYVGFEILLVASYVLITLGSTESRIRTGAVYIVVSLVSSILFLAAIAMIYGAVGTVNMAQLTERVAALPQETQLVLHLLLVVAFGIKAAVFPVSFWLPDSYPTAPAPVTAVFAGLLTKVGVYALIRTETQLFAENSIDTLLLIVALATMIIGVLGAVAQAELKRILSFTLVSHVGYMIFGLAIVTPDAIGATVYYIVHHIVVQTTLFLAVGLVERRAGSTSILRVSGLMKAAPVLAVLYFVPAINLGGLPPFSGFLGKVGLFEAAAGVGTPLMIVVIFGGVVTSLLTLYTLMRAWNLAFWREEEEDDADLSRVAHLTTAPAADERQETRRIPAIMTIATGGMVSVTLALTVFAGPLYALCDRIGGALLQPVSLVQLEEEVGG, encoded by the coding sequence GTGACCGCCCTCGTGCCGCTGATCGTCACCCTGCCGCTGCTCGGCGCGGCCGTCACCCTCGTGTTCGGGCGCAACCCGCGTCTGCAGATGGTCGTCTCGGTGGGCACGCTCGCCGCGGTGTCGATCATCGCCGCGGTGCTGCTGGTCGCCGTCGATGCCGGGTCGCCGCTGGCGGTCTCGGTCGGCGGCTGGCCGGTGCCGTTCGGCATCGTGCTCTACGTCGACCGGTTCGCGGCGCTGCTCGTGCTCGTCTCCAGCATCGTCCTGCTCGCCGTGCTCCTGTTCTCGATCGGCCAGGGCGTCGCCGACGGCGTCGACGAGACCCCGATCTCGATCTTCAACCCGTCGTACCTGATCCTCGCCGCGGGCATCTTCGACGCGTTCATCGCGGGGGATCTGTTCAACCTCTACGTGGGCTTCGAGATCCTGCTCGTCGCCTCTTACGTGCTGATCACGCTGGGCAGCACGGAGTCCCGCATCCGCACCGGGGCCGTCTACATCGTCGTCTCGCTGGTGTCGTCGATCCTGTTCCTCGCCGCGATCGCGATGATCTACGGCGCCGTCGGCACGGTGAACATGGCGCAGCTCACCGAGCGCGTCGCCGCCCTGCCGCAGGAGACGCAGCTCGTGCTGCACCTGCTCCTGGTCGTCGCCTTCGGCATCAAGGCGGCCGTGTTCCCGGTGTCGTTCTGGCTGCCGGACTCGTACCCGACCGCGCCGGCCCCGGTCACGGCGGTGTTCGCGGGCCTGCTCACCAAGGTCGGCGTGTACGCGCTGATCCGCACCGAGACGCAGCTGTTCGCCGAGAACAGCATCGACACGCTGCTGCTGATCGTGGCGCTCGCCACGATGATCATCGGCGTCCTGGGCGCCGTCGCGCAGGCCGAGCTGAAGAGGATCCTCTCGTTCACTCTCGTCAGCCACGTCGGCTACATGATCTTCGGTCTCGCGATCGTGACGCCGGATGCCATCGGCGCGACGGTCTACTACATCGTGCACCACATCGTCGTGCAGACGACCCTGTTCCTCGCGGTGGGGCTGGTCGAGCGACGGGCGGGCAGCACGTCGATCCTGCGGGTCAGCGGGCTGATGAAGGCGGCGCCGGTGCTGGCCGTGCTGTACTTCGTGCCGGCGATCAACCTGGGCGGACTGCCGCCGTTCTCCGGCTTCCTCGGCAAGGTCGGACTGTTCGAGGCGGCGGCCGGCGTGGGCACCCCGCTGATGATCGTGGTGATCTTCGGGGGCGTCGTCACCTCGCTGCTCACGCTGTACACCCTGATGCGCGCGTGGAACCTCGCGTTCTGGCGCGAAGAGGAGGAGGACGACGCCGACCTGAGCCGTGTCGCCCACCTGACCACGGCCCCCGCCGCCGACGAGCGGCAGGAGACGCGGCGGATCCCTGCGATCATGACCATCGCCACCGGCGGCATGGTCTCGGTGACGCTCGCGCTGACCGTGTTCGCGGGGCCGCTGTACGCTCTCTGCGACCGCATCGGCGGTGCGCTCCTGCAGCCGGTCAGCCTGGTGCAGCTCGAGGAGGAGGTGGGCGGATGA
- a CDS encoding Na+/H+ antiporter subunit E — protein MSPDASTRRILRDIGLQVPFLLWLVALWMLLWQQFTPLAVVTGLVVAVVVTRVFRLPTVELVGRINLWYAALYVVQFLAAIVMGALRVTAQVLDLGRQPGAAIIAVPLRYADDLVMTHVAVTSSLIPGSLVVEADRDRRILYLHVIGVRSREDVDDVREGVLRWEKRIVRALGTPAQYRALRADELGTGKRKARP, from the coding sequence ATGAGCCCGGACGCCTCGACCCGCCGCATCCTGCGCGACATCGGCCTGCAGGTGCCGTTCCTGCTCTGGCTGGTGGCGCTGTGGATGCTGCTCTGGCAGCAGTTCACGCCGCTGGCGGTGGTGACCGGCCTGGTGGTGGCGGTGGTGGTCACCCGGGTCTTCCGGCTCCCGACGGTCGAGCTGGTCGGCCGGATCAACCTCTGGTACGCGGCGCTGTACGTGGTGCAGTTCCTCGCCGCGATCGTGATGGGGGCGCTGCGGGTGACCGCCCAGGTGCTCGATCTCGGTCGGCAGCCGGGCGCGGCGATCATCGCCGTGCCGCTGCGCTACGCCGACGACCTCGTGATGACGCACGTGGCCGTCACCTCCTCGCTGATCCCCGGATCGCTGGTCGTGGAGGCCGATCGCGACCGCCGCATCCTGTACCTGCACGTGATCGGGGTGCGCAGCCGCGAAGACGTCGACGACGTGCGCGAGGGCGTGCTGCGCTGGGAGAAGCGCATCGTGCGCGCCCTGGGGACGCCCGCCCAGTACCGGGCGCTGCGCGCCGACGAGCTCGGCACCGGCAAGCGGAAGGCCCGCCCATGA
- a CDS encoding monovalent cation/H+ antiporter complex subunit F, which yields MNILLTAILVVFGVAAILTVIRIVRGPSILDRAVASDVLLTEVMCVLGAEMAINGHTRNVPVLLIIAAVGVFGSISVARYVARRDVTTP from the coding sequence ATGAACATCCTGCTCACGGCGATCCTCGTCGTCTTCGGCGTCGCCGCCATCCTCACCGTCATCCGGATCGTCCGGGGCCCATCGATCCTCGACCGCGCCGTGGCATCCGACGTGCTGCTGACCGAAGTGATGTGCGTGCTCGGCGCCGAGATGGCGATCAACGGGCACACCCGCAACGTCCCGGTGCTGCTCATCATCGCCGCGGTCGGCGTGTTCGGATCCATCTCCGTCGCCCGCTACGTCGCCCGGAGGGATGTCACGACGCCATGA
- the mnhG gene encoding monovalent cation/H(+) antiporter subunit G translates to MTLLGLEIPDPLLDAIVLGLILVGALLCLSAAIGLLRFRDVPSRLHAATKPQVLGLLLICLAIALSQRSVGGILLGLVIVAPVVLMQFATAPLSAHMVGRQAYRNGTIHQRGLVVDEYAESKQTPPAAG, encoded by the coding sequence ATGACCCTGCTCGGACTCGAGATCCCCGACCCGCTGCTGGATGCGATCGTGCTCGGGCTGATCCTCGTCGGCGCGCTGCTGTGCCTATCGGCCGCGATCGGCCTGCTGCGCTTCCGCGACGTGCCCTCCCGGCTGCACGCCGCGACCAAACCGCAGGTGCTCGGGCTGCTGCTGATCTGCCTGGCGATCGCGCTCTCGCAGCGCAGCGTCGGCGGCATCCTGCTCGGCCTCGTCATCGTCGCCCCGGTGGTGCTGATGCAGTTCGCCACCGCACCGCTGTCGGCGCACATGGTCGGCCGCCAGGCGTACCGCAACGGCACCATCCACCAGCGCGGTCTCGTCGTCGACGAGTACGCCGAGTCGAAGCAGACGCCCCCGGCCGCCGGGTAG